The following proteins are encoded in a genomic region of Oncorhynchus kisutch isolate 150728-3 linkage group LG18, Okis_V2, whole genome shotgun sequence:
- the srpra gene encoding signal recognition particle receptor subunit alpha gives MLDFFTIFSKGGIVLWCFQGTGVTESFTGPVNALIRSVILQERSGNNSYSHDALSLKYKLDNEFELVFVVGFQKILTLTYVDKFIDDVQLHFRDRYKNELEQKGALALLNSHFAFEDDFKMLLREAEESSKARGPTSMRSFNASLKSQKTVKSMIETKGGDKGKEQGGKKNKNAKKEAPAAEPVKGEKAKAPTSAQKTEENGNQGLTQEEIIQKKREEFIRKRMGAPVEKPSKSPKPVKEKPKGKEKRVWTLGGSSTKELDYSQSNGNGAHAAGDQGLDAQADPGMQLSSMKGDLLAVDYESSEGEEEEEEEEDAVERVVVADTSKKIPKKGAFGGMFGMLKGLVGSKSLSQEDMEPVLDKMRDHLIAKNVAAEIASQLCDSVAKKLEGKVMGTFTTVASTVKGALQDSLVQILQPKRRVDILRDVLEARSQRRPFVITFCGVNGVGKSTNLAKISFWLIENGFTVLIAACDTFRAGAVEQLRTHQRRLNSLHPPQDHGGRPIVQLYEKGYGKDAAGIAMEAIAYARNQAFDVVLVDTAGRMQDNTPLMTALAKLIAVNMPDLVLFVGEALVGNEAVDQLVKFNQALADHSMSDKPRLIDGIVLTKFDTIDDKVGAAISMTYITGQPIVFVGTGQTYNDLRSLNARAVVGALMKA, from the exons ATGCTGGATTTCTTCACCATCTTTAGTAAGGGGGGcatagtgttgtggtgttttCAGGGAACCGGTGTTACAGAATCCTTCACCGGGCCTGTCAACGCGCTGATCCGCTCCGTGATCCTTCAG GAACGCAGTGGCAACAATTCCTATTCTCATGATGCCTTGAGTCTTAAGTACAAACTCGATAATGAGTTTGAGCTGGTTTTTGTG GTGGGTTTTCAAAAAATCCTGACGCTGACGTATGTTGACAAGTTCATAGATGACGTACAGCTCCACTTCAGGGATCGCTATAAGAATGAGCTGGAGCAAAAAGGGGCCCTTGCGCTGTTGAACAGCCATTTTGCGTTTGAGGATGACTTCAAAATGCTTCTTCG TGAGGCGGAGGAGAGCAGCAAAGCTCGAGGTCCCACCTCCATGAGAAGCTTCAATGCTTCCCTGAAATCCCAGAAAACTGTGAAGTCCATGATCGAGACGAAAGGAGGGGATAAGGGCAAGGAACAGGGTGGCAAGAAGAATAAGAATGCCAAAAAAGAGG CTCCTGCTGCTGAGCCTGTGAAAGGGGAAAAAGCTAAGGCTCCGACCAGTGCCCAGAAGACAGAAGAGAACGGTAACCAAGGCTTGACCCAGGAGGAGATCAttcagaagaagagagaggagtttATCCGCAAGCGCATGGGGGCACCTGTGGAGAAGCCCAG TAAGTCCCCCAAGCCTGTGAAGGAGAAACCCAAGGGGAAAGAGAAGCGGGTGTGGACCTTGGGTGGCAGCAGCACCAAAGAACTGGACTACAGCCAGAGCAATGGCAATGGAGCTCATGCTGCTGGAGACCAAGGCTTGGACGCTCAAGCTGACCCG GGGATGCAGCTGAGCTCGATGAAGGGTGACTTGCTCGCCGTGGATTACGAGTCcagcgagggagaggaggaggaggaggaggaagaagatgcTGTGGAGAGGGTGGTAGTTGCTGACACTAGCAAGAAAAT CCCCAAAAAGGGTGCTTTTGGAGGGATGTTTGGGATGCTGAAGGGCCTGGTGGGTTCTAAGAGTCTGAGCCAGGAGGACATGGAGCCAGTTCTGGACAAGATGAGGGACCACCTCATCG CTAAGAATGTAGCAGCTGAAATTGCCTCCCAACTCTGTGACTCTGTAGCCAAGAAACTGGAGGGCAAAGTCATGGGCACCTTCACCA CTGTTGCCTCAACTGTAAAGGGGGCCCTGCAGGACTCCCTGGTCCAGATCCTGCAGCCTAAGCGGCGTGTGGACATCCTGAGAGACGTCCTGGAGGCTCGTAGCCAGCGCAGGCCCTTCGTCATCACCTTCTGTGGGGTCAACGGGGTCGGAAAGTCCACCAACCTGGCCAAG ATCTCTTTCTGGCTAATCGAGAATGGTTTCACCGTGCTGATAGCAGCCTGTGACACATTCCGTGCGGGGGCCGTGGAGCAGCTGCGTACCCACCAGCGCCGCCTTAACTCCCTGCACCCCCCTCAGGACCACGGGGGACGACCCATAGTGCAGCTTTATGAGAAGGGCTACGGGAAGGACGCCGCTGGCATCGCCATGGAGGCTATCGCCTATG ccCGTAACCAGGCCTTTGATGTGGTGCTGGTGGACACTGCTGGGCGGATGCAGGACAACACCCCCCTGATGACGGCTCTGGCCAAGCTGATAGCTGTCAACATGCCTGACCTGGTGCTGTTTGTGGGGGAAGCTCTAGTGGGCAACGAGGCTGTGGACCAGCTG GTGAAATTTAACCAGGCGCTGGCTGATCACTCCATGTCTGATAAGCCTCGTCTCATCGACGGGATTGTTCTCACCAAGTTTGACACCATTGATGACAAG GTTGGCGCTGCCATCTCAATGACCTACATCACCGGCCAGCCCATTGTGTTTGTGGGCACAGGGCAGACCTACAATGACCTGCGGAGCCTCAACGCCCGTGCTGTTGTGGGCGCCCTCATGAAGGCCTGA